The following proteins come from a genomic window of Shewanella halifaxensis HAW-EB4:
- a CDS encoding DUF3859 domain-containing protein, whose product MRTSKLTVALLGSTLLALSGCALTQAPKLVSEVQFNDPQFALCVQQSGIKVLDQITELSCNKQQITNVDEISFMPALTALVLLDNKITDIDISDNENLDRLIIGNNQLTNIDLSNSPQLIALNISGNKITSVDISANPKLKSLYAYKLPLTSIDVSSLPKLRDLGLSRHQLTDIDLSGNPELQTLNLSVGTLTKIDLSHNPKLNHLYLPSNQLSELNLESNPDLRVVAVRNNQLKQLDLSHNPLLIKVKADYNQIDDIILSHDAPLMELELNNNRITALDISSFKQLNKLVAFNNPLQQLTLNEQHRPEMLSIEGTPVALASKNVNQQDISNLLSPRVSIIEGGTITQNSNQYHVSASQLVMPALGQYIGFRYAVSLPKDKSGKIDSSLAQQNQFPITVRMTHPEIVDPKSGKGFTSSSWTDTMFKHDRNLAMWYFGEPYELVTGRWTLEILYRDSVVAKKSFMLVNMDEKPKLSSQQNRVVEQGLTLEKLVTKGEYYLCEQDKYQQCLGFKDANSCAIKMQPFKAQCLKDALTTVKQLSEIPMNDQLKEFFSHYIACMGSQYIETTELNPQQVGHCLSQ is encoded by the coding sequence AACCCTGTTAGCCCTAAGTGGCTGCGCACTTACACAAGCGCCTAAGCTTGTGAGTGAAGTGCAATTTAATGACCCCCAATTTGCCCTATGCGTACAGCAAAGTGGCATCAAAGTGCTGGATCAGATCACTGAGCTTAGTTGTAACAAGCAGCAAATTACCAATGTAGACGAAATTAGCTTTATGCCTGCACTGACGGCATTGGTGTTACTGGATAATAAAATCACTGACATTGATATCAGCGATAATGAAAACCTTGACCGCCTCATCATAGGCAATAACCAGCTGACAAATATTGATCTGTCTAATAGCCCACAGCTGATCGCGCTCAATATTTCTGGCAATAAGATCACCAGCGTAGATATAAGCGCCAATCCTAAACTCAAGAGTCTCTACGCTTATAAGCTGCCACTGACTTCTATAGATGTCTCGAGTCTACCGAAATTAAGGGATCTTGGCCTAAGCCGCCATCAACTGACCGATATTGACCTATCTGGTAATCCTGAGTTACAGACACTAAACCTATCGGTCGGCACGCTAACAAAAATCGATCTGTCTCATAACCCTAAGTTGAACCACCTTTACCTGCCCAGCAACCAGCTTAGCGAGCTTAATCTTGAGAGTAATCCAGATCTGAGAGTCGTTGCCGTCAGAAACAACCAGCTCAAGCAGTTAGACTTAAGCCACAATCCGCTACTGATAAAAGTCAAAGCCGATTACAACCAAATCGATGACATCATATTGAGCCATGACGCGCCATTAATGGAGCTAGAGCTGAATAATAACCGCATCACAGCGCTAGACATATCCTCATTCAAACAGCTCAACAAGCTAGTGGCATTTAATAATCCACTACAGCAACTGACCTTAAATGAGCAGCATCGACCTGAAATGCTATCAATAGAGGGTACCCCGGTTGCACTGGCCAGTAAAAACGTCAACCAACAGGATATCTCTAACTTACTATCGCCTCGAGTGAGCATTATTGAAGGTGGAACCATTACCCAGAACAGCAATCAATACCATGTGTCTGCCAGTCAACTCGTGATGCCAGCCCTAGGGCAATATATTGGCTTTCGCTACGCGGTTAGCCTACCAAAAGACAAGTCGGGTAAAATCGATTCTAGCCTTGCTCAGCAAAACCAGTTTCCAATTACAGTGCGCATGACTCACCCCGAGATAGTCGACCCTAAGAGCGGTAAAGGTTTTACCAGCTCAAGTTGGACCGACACCATGTTTAAGCACGACCGTAATCTCGCGATGTGGTATTTCGGTGAGCCTTATGAACTTGTCACTGGCCGTTGGACATTAGAGATCCTTTATCGTGATTCAGTCGTGGCCAAAAAGTCTTTCATGCTAGTCAATATGGATGAAAAGCCTAAACTAAGCAGTCAGCAGAATAGAGTCGTTGAACAAGGCCTAACGCTAGAAAAACTGGTCACTAAAGGTGAGTATTACCTTTGTGAGCAAGATAAGTATCAACAGTGTTTAGGCTTTAAAGATGCCAATAGCTGCGCCATTAAAATGCAGCCTTTTAAGGCCCAATGTTTAAAAGATGCACTAACGACCGTCAAGCAACTTTCTGAAATCCCAATGAATGACCAACTAAAAGAGTTCTTTAGTCATTACATCGCCTGTATGGGCAGTCAATACATTGAAACGACCGAACTTAACCCACAACAGGTAGGTCACTGCTTAAGCCAATAG
- a CDS encoding M13 family metallopeptidase → MKKSLIAIALATSFLGGCGTSELNNDSKTAKTEVTKTANTKAELGSFGVDLSARNQAVKPGDDFFMYASGTWYDNYIMPADKTRFGAFTGLAERSEKQVKEIIDDIASRSDLNAEEQLIADFYQSYMDTETINKLGITPIQDTLDQIKAVKNTDDLTKVFGQAWLTGATSPISGGMWFNRLDPNQYEMSIGAGGLGLPARSYYLEDAERFVKIREAYVTHIAEMLAFAGIKDGQARAEAILALETKMAEGQWPREKRRNRDLTLNQVKRSDLAKEYPGFDWDVYFAETGYQVPQLNISQPEPVKAMIDLVNKQPLNVWQDYLTFHTVSNNAGLLSEDIYAASFGFYGKTLSGQEEPRPRWKRAVEEMSGTQSLGFAIGKVYVARYFPESSKQQMAELVENLRTAMGERIDGLDWMGAETKVNAHAKLAAFNPKIGYPDVWQEFDGVELTNSNLVGNIQNLRQFFNADSVAKELKKTDRNRWGMTPQYVNAYYNSSFNEIVFPAAILQPPFFDPNADPAVNYGGIGAVIGHEMGHGFDDQGSKSDANGIQRNWWTDSDRAAFEAKADQLAAQYSKYEPIPENFVNGRNSLGENIGDVGGLAMAYHAYKLSLNGKEAPVIDGVTGDQRFFLAWAQVWKEKRTEQSMLNQLRAGTHAPGRYRAQAPRNHDAWYKAFDVKPGDELYLPEDQRVRIW, encoded by the coding sequence ATGAAAAAATCCCTCATAGCGATAGCCCTAGCAACAAGCTTTCTAGGTGGCTGTGGCACATCAGAACTGAACAACGATTCTAAAACGGCTAAAACAGAGGTCACTAAAACCGCCAATACTAAAGCCGAGCTTGGTAGCTTTGGGGTTGACCTAAGTGCACGTAACCAAGCCGTGAAGCCCGGTGATGACTTCTTTATGTATGCCAGCGGTACTTGGTACGACAATTATATTATGCCTGCGGATAAAACCCGCTTTGGAGCATTTACCGGTCTTGCAGAACGAAGCGAAAAGCAGGTTAAAGAGATCATCGACGATATCGCCAGTCGCAGCGACCTTAACGCTGAAGAGCAGCTCATCGCTGATTTTTACCAGTCATACATGGATACCGAGACCATTAACAAGCTCGGGATCACCCCAATCCAAGACACTCTTGACCAAATTAAAGCCGTTAAAAATACCGATGATTTGACTAAGGTATTCGGTCAGGCTTGGCTAACAGGTGCCACCTCGCCTATCTCTGGTGGCATGTGGTTCAACCGCCTCGATCCAAATCAGTACGAGATGTCTATCGGTGCTGGCGGCTTAGGCTTACCCGCTCGCTCATACTACTTAGAAGATGCCGAACGCTTCGTTAAAATCCGCGAAGCTTATGTTACTCATATCGCTGAAATGCTAGCGTTTGCAGGGATTAAAGATGGCCAAGCACGCGCCGAGGCCATCTTGGCGTTAGAGACTAAGATGGCTGAAGGTCAATGGCCACGTGAAAAGCGTCGTAACCGCGACCTCACCCTAAACCAAGTAAAGCGCAGCGACTTAGCAAAAGAGTATCCAGGTTTTGATTGGGACGTTTACTTTGCCGAGACGGGTTACCAAGTGCCACAGCTGAACATCTCTCAGCCTGAGCCTGTCAAAGCCATGATTGACCTCGTCAATAAACAACCGCTTAACGTCTGGCAAGATTATCTAACCTTCCATACTGTGAGTAACAACGCAGGCTTGCTGTCTGAAGATATCTATGCCGCCAGCTTTGGCTTCTATGGTAAAACCCTAAGTGGTCAAGAGGAGCCGCGTCCACGTTGGAAGCGTGCCGTAGAAGAAATGTCGGGCACTCAATCGTTAGGCTTTGCTATTGGTAAGGTCTACGTAGCGCGCTACTTCCCTGAGTCATCTAAGCAGCAGATGGCTGAGCTCGTTGAAAACTTACGTACCGCAATGGGTGAGCGTATCGACGGTCTAGATTGGATGGGCGCAGAGACTAAGGTCAATGCCCACGCTAAACTTGCGGCGTTTAACCCTAAAATTGGTTATCCCGATGTATGGCAAGAGTTTGATGGTGTAGAACTGACTAACAGCAACCTTGTCGGTAATATTCAAAATCTGCGTCAATTCTTCAATGCCGATAGCGTCGCTAAAGAGCTTAAGAAAACTGACCGTAACCGTTGGGGTATGACCCCACAATACGTTAATGCCTACTACAACAGCTCGTTCAACGAGATTGTATTCCCGGCAGCGATTTTGCAGCCACCGTTTTTCGATCCCAATGCCGATCCAGCGGTAAACTACGGCGGTATTGGTGCAGTTATCGGCCATGAAATGGGTCACGGTTTTGATGATCAAGGCTCGAAATCTGACGCTAACGGTATTCAGCGTAACTGGTGGACTGATTCAGACCGCGCCGCATTTGAAGCTAAAGCCGATCAGCTTGCGGCGCAGTACAGTAAGTATGAGCCTATTCCTGAGAACTTTGTTAACGGCCGCAACAGCCTAGGCGAAAACATCGGTGATGTGGGTGGCCTTGCAATGGCTTATCATGCTTACAAGCTAAGCCTTAACGGTAAAGAAGCCCCAGTGATTGATGGCGTGACAGGCGATCAGCGTTTCTTCCTTGCTTGGGCACAAGTATGGAAAGAAAAGCGCACCGAACAAAGCATGCTTAACCAACTACGTGCAGGCACTCATGCACCGGGTCGTTACCGTGCTCAGGCACCACGTAACCACGATGCTTGGTACAAGGCATTTGATGTTAAGCCTGGTGACGAGCTGTACCTTCCTGAAGATCAGCGCGTACGCATCTGGTAG
- the yghU gene encoding glutathione-dependent disulfide-bond oxidoreductase: MTKQYIPAKVWTMDNENGGQWAAINRPDSGARHEQVLPKGKQPLQLYSLATPNGQKVTIMLEELLAKGIKEAEYDAYLINIGEGDQFSSGFVEINPNSKIPALLDTSSESPIRVFESGNILLYLAEKFGHFLPKDLAAKAEVMNWLFWLQGSAPYLGGGFGHFYAYAPENFEYPINRFAMETKRQLDVLDKQLANNEYIAGDEYSIADIAIWPWYGNLALGKLYDAAEFLDVASYPHLQRWAKQISERDAVKRGRIVNRTSGEEWEQLSERHCAADIDAVLNKKP; encoded by the coding sequence ATGACAAAGCAATACATTCCAGCAAAAGTGTGGACCATGGATAATGAAAATGGTGGTCAGTGGGCCGCCATTAATCGTCCAGACTCAGGCGCTAGGCATGAGCAAGTATTACCTAAAGGTAAACAGCCATTACAACTGTATTCATTAGCGACACCTAACGGCCAAAAAGTCACTATCATGTTAGAAGAATTACTGGCCAAAGGTATAAAAGAGGCTGAGTATGATGCCTATCTAATCAACATTGGCGAAGGCGACCAATTTTCATCAGGCTTTGTTGAGATTAATCCAAATTCGAAAATTCCAGCCCTGCTTGATACCTCTTCAGAGAGTCCAATTCGGGTATTTGAGTCCGGTAATATCTTGCTCTATTTAGCCGAAAAGTTTGGCCATTTTTTACCTAAAGATCTTGCCGCTAAAGCAGAGGTGATGAACTGGCTATTCTGGTTGCAAGGCTCAGCGCCCTACCTTGGCGGCGGTTTTGGCCACTTCTATGCTTACGCACCTGAAAACTTCGAATACCCGATCAACCGCTTCGCCATGGAGACCAAGCGACAACTCGACGTGCTCGATAAGCAGCTTGCCAACAATGAATATATTGCGGGTGATGAGTACAGCATAGCCGATATCGCTATCTGGCCTTGGTACGGCAACTTAGCCTTAGGTAAATTGTATGACGCGGCCGAGTTTTTAGATGTCGCTAGTTACCCTCATCTGCAGCGCTGGGCGAAGCAGATAAGCGAGCGCGATGCCGTAAAACGTGGCCGTATCGTTAATCGAACATCGGGGGAGGAGTGGGAGCAGCTTAGCGAGCGCCACTGCGCTGCCGACATTGATGCAGTGCTAAACAAAAAACCATAG
- a CDS encoding cupin domain-containing protein, whose amino-acid sequence MQTAEQFIQHLELEQHVEGGYFRSSYRSEQQFDDSRALWTSIYFLLRTGEVSNFHRLTADEMWYFHAGESLTIYMIDEQGELTTAQLGLDLAVGERPQFLVPKGCIFGSAMNKPGFSLVGCMVSPGFTFDDFELFSQETLLNDYPQHEAVIKRLSRCGVGS is encoded by the coding sequence ATGCAAACTGCTGAACAATTTATCCAACATTTAGAATTAGAACAACATGTTGAAGGTGGCTATTTCCGCTCATCATACCGCTCTGAGCAGCAGTTTGATGACTCACGTGCGCTGTGGACCAGTATTTACTTCCTGTTGCGTACGGGGGAGGTGTCGAACTTCCATCGTTTGACCGCCGATGAGATGTGGTACTTCCATGCTGGTGAGTCACTGACGATTTATATGATAGATGAACAAGGCGAGTTAACCACAGCGCAATTAGGTTTAGACTTAGCGGTAGGTGAGCGACCACAATTCCTCGTACCTAAAGGCTGCATTTTTGGCTCGGCGATGAATAAACCAGGCTTTTCTCTGGTGGGATGTATGGTGTCACCAGGGTTTACCTTTGATGACTTTGAACTGTTCAGCCAAGAAACTTTACTCAATGACTACCCGCAGCATGAAGCGGTGATAAAACGCTTAAGCCGTTGTGGTGTGGGCAGCTAG
- the guaD gene encoding guanine deaminase has protein sequence MSEIKFGVLGQHFHCPVKGDFEYASNALVLVDDKGVISSTLTEKDADFQVQISQLSANKQLIELSNSQYLMPGMVDLHVHAPQFPQAGKGLDLPLYDWLQDYTFPLEAKFEDMNFAKKIYPELVQSLLANGTTSAVYFATIHKHTSVELARECLKQGQRGFIGKVNMDEASQCPPFYIETSTNDALIDTEDFIQQVLQLEGNEQQLVSPVVTPRFVPSCTSEMLQGLGKLVQKYQCHVQTHCSESDWARDYSQEMYGKTDVEIYSDFGLMTNKTILAHSIFLTPNDHKVIKATGASIAHCPLSNMYFANAAMQTREILDNELKCGLGSDLAGAPIPSIFHTCLDAVNHSRVREDGTSTYLPADTRGESGSRISFLESYWMATVGGGQAIDAKVGLFQAGFEFDALVVDTSVTDSNIFILDEMDSAKDKLEKIITLNNRQNIRKVWVKGQLVIEK, from the coding sequence ATGTCTGAAATTAAATTTGGTGTATTAGGGCAGCATTTTCATTGCCCTGTGAAAGGTGATTTTGAGTATGCGTCTAACGCATTGGTGCTTGTTGATGATAAAGGCGTGATCTCATCAACCCTCACCGAGAAAGATGCCGATTTCCAAGTACAGATCAGCCAATTATCTGCCAATAAGCAACTCATCGAATTAAGCAACAGCCAATATCTAATGCCGGGCATGGTCGACTTACACGTACATGCGCCGCAGTTCCCGCAAGCGGGTAAAGGCCTAGACCTACCACTTTACGACTGGCTACAAGATTACACCTTTCCGCTTGAAGCCAAGTTTGAAGATATGAACTTTGCTAAGAAAATTTACCCAGAGCTAGTGCAATCACTGCTCGCCAATGGCACCACCAGCGCAGTGTATTTTGCCACCATTCACAAGCACACTTCTGTGGAGCTTGCTCGTGAATGCTTAAAGCAGGGTCAGCGCGGCTTTATCGGTAAGGTCAATATGGATGAGGCAAGCCAATGCCCGCCATTTTATATCGAAACCTCAACCAACGATGCCCTAATCGACACCGAAGACTTTATCCAACAAGTCCTGCAACTTGAAGGCAACGAGCAACAATTAGTTTCACCGGTTGTCACACCGCGTTTTGTACCGAGCTGTACCAGCGAGATGCTACAGGGCTTAGGTAAACTTGTACAAAAGTACCAATGCCATGTGCAGACCCACTGCTCTGAAAGCGATTGGGCGCGTGATTACAGCCAAGAGATGTATGGTAAGACTGACGTTGAGATCTATAGCGACTTTGGCCTTATGACCAACAAGACCATTTTAGCGCACTCGATATTCTTAACGCCAAATGATCACAAGGTGATTAAGGCAACCGGTGCCAGTATTGCCCACTGCCCGCTATCAAACATGTACTTTGCCAATGCGGCGATGCAGACCCGTGAAATTCTTGATAACGAGCTTAAGTGCGGTCTAGGTAGTGACTTAGCTGGCGCGCCAATTCCATCTATTTTCCATACTTGCTTAGATGCGGTAAACCACTCGCGGGTTCGTGAAGATGGCACATCGACTTACTTGCCAGCAGATACTCGTGGTGAGAGCGGTTCGCGCATCTCATTCTTAGAGTCTTACTGGATGGCGACTGTGGGCGGCGGACAGGCAATCGATGCCAAAGTCGGTTTGTTCCAAGCAGGATTCGAGTTCGATGCGCTAGTTGTTGATACCAGCGTCACTGACAGCAATATCTTTATCCTAGATGAGATGGACAGCGCTAAAGATAAACTCGAGAAAATCATCACCCTCAATAACCGTCAAAACATCCGCAAGGTATGGGTGAAAGGGCAATTGGTGATAGAGAAGTAA
- a CDS encoding NCS2 family permease — protein sequence MLERFFKLSAHNTTVSTEVIAGITTFMTMVYIVFVNPQILSAAGMDASAVFVVTCLISAIGCIAMGLIANLPIALAPAMGLNAFFAFSVVVGMGVSWQIGMGTIFWGAVCFAIVSLLGIRSWILTNIPKCLRIGIPSGIGLLIAMVGFSNAGIVVASPATMITVGDLSSLQCVLGALGFFIIVILASRGIHSAVLVSIAVVTAIAALMGDIEYTGIVSMPPSIANTFGQLDLAGSLDVALMGVIFSFALVSLFDSSGTMIGVTEKCGFTDERGRFPRMKQALMTDSATSVVGAYMGTSTVTAYIESSAGVAAGGRTGLTAIVAGLLFVLVIFFSPLAAMVPGYAVAGALVYVGILMSSELAKIDGKDLTESAPAFITAVMMPFTFSITEGVAAGFITYCVLKAGTNRWREIHPGVALVALLFIIKFAFVDGH from the coding sequence TTGTTAGAGCGCTTTTTTAAATTATCAGCCCACAACACCACTGTATCTACCGAAGTTATAGCGGGCATTACCACCTTCATGACCATGGTGTATATCGTGTTCGTGAATCCACAAATTCTATCGGCTGCTGGTATGGATGCCAGTGCGGTATTTGTGGTCACCTGTTTGATCAGCGCTATCGGCTGTATCGCCATGGGCTTAATTGCCAATCTGCCAATTGCACTAGCGCCTGCAATGGGTCTAAATGCGTTTTTTGCCTTCTCTGTAGTAGTGGGGATGGGCGTAAGCTGGCAAATCGGTATGGGCACCATTTTTTGGGGCGCAGTTTGTTTTGCTATTGTGTCCTTACTTGGGATCCGTTCTTGGATCTTAACCAATATCCCAAAATGTTTACGTATTGGTATTCCTAGCGGTATCGGTTTGCTGATAGCCATGGTTGGCTTTAGTAATGCCGGCATTGTGGTCGCAAGTCCAGCGACTATGATCACCGTTGGCGACTTAAGCTCACTGCAGTGTGTTTTAGGTGCGCTAGGTTTCTTTATTATCGTAATTCTAGCCTCTCGTGGTATTCATTCCGCTGTGCTGGTCTCGATTGCCGTTGTGACTGCCATAGCGGCCCTGATGGGGGATATTGAGTACACTGGCATCGTGTCTATGCCGCCTAGTATCGCTAATACCTTTGGTCAGCTCGATCTTGCAGGTTCATTAGATGTGGCGTTGATGGGCGTTATTTTCTCATTTGCCTTAGTAAGCCTTTTCGATAGTTCTGGCACCATGATTGGCGTCACTGAAAAGTGCGGTTTCACTGATGAGCGCGGCCGTTTCCCACGTATGAAACAAGCCTTGATGACAGACTCTGCAACTTCTGTTGTTGGCGCTTACATGGGCACATCAACGGTAACGGCTTACATTGAAAGCTCGGCAGGTGTCGCTGCGGGTGGCCGTACCGGTTTAACCGCAATCGTTGCCGGTCTACTGTTTGTTTTGGTGATTTTCTTCTCGCCATTGGCGGCTATGGTACCGGGTTACGCGGTTGCTGGCGCGCTGGTTTATGTCGGTATTTTGATGTCATCAGAACTGGCTAAAATTGATGGTAAAGACTTAACCGAGTCGGCTCCAGCCTTTATCACCGCAGTGATGATGCCATTTACCTTCTCAATCACCGAAGGCGTAGCAGCAGGTTTTATTACTTACTGCGTATTGAAAGCGGGCACCAATCGCTGGCGTGAAATCCACCCTGGTGTGGCGCTAGTGGCACTGCTATTTATTATCAAGTTTGCCTTTGTTGATGGGCATTAA
- a CDS encoding sporulation protein, whose translation MLKKILASIGIGKATVDTILLDDQLRAGESFAIEVVIKGGDIEQEINGLEFAIMAEAKAEQKVGDDEVKYNKSVVLQSWRPMLKQAIQPGETITRQFNLDLHPEAPATSLFGQRIAKVWLQTGLDIKNGIDGSDKDPLVIVPSCTQLAVLELIENSGYRLFKSDLEVGYVRAQGFASHLPCYQEYEFKPQSRSFFGARELEVTFVDNGAETGVLIEIDRAFSGDGYHCISIPNHCNNVESVRPYIEQLLN comes from the coding sequence ATGCTAAAAAAAATCTTGGCCAGTATTGGTATTGGTAAAGCCACTGTCGATACCATATTGCTCGATGATCAATTAAGAGCCGGTGAGTCATTTGCTATTGAAGTTGTGATCAAAGGCGGTGATATCGAGCAGGAGATTAACGGTCTTGAGTTCGCGATTATGGCCGAAGCCAAAGCCGAGCAAAAAGTCGGTGACGATGAAGTCAAATACAACAAGAGTGTGGTGTTACAAAGCTGGAGACCTATGCTCAAGCAGGCGATTCAGCCAGGCGAAACCATCACCCGTCAGTTCAATCTTGATCTACATCCAGAAGCCCCTGCCACGAGTCTATTTGGCCAACGAATCGCTAAGGTCTGGCTGCAAACAGGACTAGATATTAAAAACGGCATCGACGGCTCAGACAAAGACCCCTTGGTGATCGTGCCTTCTTGCACCCAACTTGCAGTATTAGAACTGATTGAAAACAGTGGTTATCGTTTGTTTAAGTCTGATCTCGAAGTGGGCTATGTTCGTGCGCAAGGTTTTGCGTCGCACCTACCTTGCTATCAAGAGTATGAGTTTAAACCACAATCACGCTCATTCTTTGGGGCAAGAGAGTTAGAAGTGACTTTTGTTGATAATGGCGCAGAAACGGGGGTATTGATTGAAATTGATAGAGCCTTCTCTGGTGATGGTTACCACTGCATCTCAATTCCTAATCACTGCAATAATGTAGAGAGTGTTCGTCCTTATATAGAACAACTACTCAATTAA
- a CDS encoding mandelate racemase/muconate lactonizing enzyme family protein — protein MGANIVSVEFIPVNVAATNWSENTVIVKVTDENGVYGLGEADGPPECMKAFSEIENEHKWLNNIKEAVIGRDPLEFRANYNRMYDTTKWIGMRGLGLFAISGIDMALYDLAGKQLGVPAYKLMGGAQKAQLTPYFTLYPSVAADATLSDIVEAYKPLIAKAKERGAKAVKVCIIPNDKVTDKEVVAYLRELREVIGWDMDMMVDCLYRWTDWQKARWTFRQLEDIDLYFIEACLQHDDLIGHQKLAAAINTRLCGAEMSTTRFEAQEWLEKTGISVVQSDYNRCGGVTELLRIMDICEHHNAQLMPHNWKTGITAAAARHFGIVCHISEYVEYLHPDFWNGTLTQQLTLNEPKIIDGAIAVSDKPGLGIELNIEFVEQVTDHKF, from the coding sequence ATGGGCGCAAATATTGTTTCAGTGGAGTTTATTCCGGTAAACGTGGCCGCGACTAACTGGAGTGAAAACACCGTTATCGTTAAGGTTACCGATGAAAATGGTGTTTATGGACTCGGTGAGGCTGATGGTCCGCCAGAGTGTATGAAAGCGTTCTCGGAAATTGAGAACGAGCATAAATGGCTTAATAATATTAAAGAAGCGGTGATCGGTAGAGATCCGCTAGAGTTTCGCGCTAACTACAACCGTATGTATGACACCACAAAGTGGATCGGCATGCGAGGCTTAGGGTTATTTGCCATCTCTGGCATTGATATGGCGTTATATGATCTTGCCGGTAAGCAGCTAGGTGTGCCTGCCTATAAGCTTATGGGCGGCGCGCAGAAGGCGCAGTTGACGCCTTACTTTACCCTGTATCCGTCTGTTGCAGCCGATGCCACACTTAGCGATATTGTTGAGGCATACAAACCGCTAATCGCCAAAGCGAAAGAGCGTGGTGCTAAGGCCGTTAAGGTGTGCATCATTCCTAATGATAAGGTAACTGATAAAGAGGTTGTCGCTTACCTACGCGAATTGCGTGAGGTCATTGGTTGGGATATGGACATGATGGTTGATTGTTTATATCGATGGACCGATTGGCAGAAAGCTCGTTGGACCTTCCGTCAGCTAGAAGACATTGACCTGTATTTTATCGAAGCCTGCCTGCAACATGACGATCTGATTGGTCATCAAAAACTCGCGGCGGCGATTAACACTCGGTTATGTGGCGCCGAGATGTCGACTACACGTTTTGAAGCGCAAGAGTGGCTCGAAAAAACTGGTATTTCGGTGGTGCAGTCTGATTATAACCGTTGTGGTGGTGTTACTGAGCTACTACGTATCATGGATATTTGTGAGCACCATAACGCTCAGCTAATGCCCCATAATTGGAAAACAGGCATAACTGCGGCGGCGGCGCGTCACTTTGGTATCGTTTGCCATATCTCTGAATATGTAGAGTATCTGCATCCGGATTTCTGGAATGGCACCTTGACGCAGCAGCTGACACTTAACGAGCCTAAGATTATTGATGGCGCAATAGCCGTCAGTGATAAACCTGGGTTAGGTATCGAGCTGAACATTGAATTTGTTGAGCAGGTAACGGATCACAAGTTCTAG